The proteins below come from a single Candidatus Methanoperedens sp. genomic window:
- a CDS encoding sulfite oxidase-like oxidoreductase, with the protein MQRLPPNQRQTTKFPVQHFGKVPEFDKNTWDFRVEGLVENPVRLTYDEFLALEKTVDVSDFHCVMGWSGFDNKWEGVRFSDIAKLVKPKSGARFATIEADGGYTTSLPIAELMELDVLFAYNFDDKPLEPIHGGPLRLVVPKKYAYKSAKWVRIVKFTEEQESGFWEQHGYSNSADPWKEERYSD; encoded by the coding sequence GCAGCGCCTCCCACCCAACCAGCGTCAGACTACAAAGTTCCCAGTCCAGCATTTCGGAAAAGTGCCGGAATTCGATAAAAATACATGGGATTTTCGCGTCGAAGGTCTTGTGGAAAATCCTGTAAGGCTGACATACGACGAATTCCTGGCGCTTGAAAAAACAGTCGATGTGAGCGACTTCCACTGTGTGATGGGATGGAGCGGGTTTGACAATAAATGGGAGGGAGTGCGTTTCAGCGATATCGCAAAGCTCGTAAAACCCAAAAGTGGCGCCCGATTTGCAACCATTGAAGCTGACGGCGGATATACCACCAGTTTGCCCATAGCAGAGCTGATGGAGCTCGATGTTCTTTTTGCGTATAACTTCGATGACAAGCCGCTTGAGCCCATACACGGCGGACCTCTTCGGCTCGTGGTTCCCAAAAAATATGCATACAAGAGTGCAAAGTGGGTGAGAATTGTAAAGTTCACCGAGGAGCAGGAATCAGGTTTCTGGGAGCAGCATGGGTACAGCAACAGCGCAGACCCGTGGAAAGAGGAGAGGTATTCGGATTAA